TGTCTTCAGGTTAGTTGGATTTCATGAAAAGGACATTCCCAGGTTAGTTAGTTCCCTTTAtcaaccaaagagctataaaaatgaatagatcggcaacttgaaaggcatatagagcaaatctcgccaaaatAACCTGACAATtaaatgagatctcgtttaccggaagtgacgcgttATCAATGAAGGTAAAATTGGTTTTGTTATACGAGTAAATAAAGATGTCTGTTGTGCAAAAACATTTACCGGCACATGTCGAAAAATAAACTGAAAGATACACTCACTTTTGGAATACTTTACAATACTTTACACAACCCTCTATAGAATATACACATATAGAAGAATCTATTATATTTTCCATTGGGATATCGGGGAAGGAAACTAGTTAAATTGAAAAGTTTAAGACAGATTTAAGGTAAATGCGATACTTTTTGTTCTTAATCAAAATTACTTTTAGACTCCTGTTAGTATATGACGAGCCCCCAGTTATTCATTTCAGACATGAAACTCTAGACTGCAGTACGAAAGAAAAGTTACTCGGCGTTactattgaaaatgatttgtCTTGGAATAcacatgttgataatattttgaaaaagtgcaaTTCACTTTTATACCTGTTGTCTCGCATCAAAGTATATCTTTCTGTACATATGAGGAAAATGTTCTATAACTCTTACATACTGCCTCACTTCGATTACTGTTGTGTAATACGGGGAAGCTGTTCTAATTCATTAGAAGACAAAATTGTTAAGTTTCAAAAAAGAGCAGCCGCCTAATTCTTGATAAAGACTTCGATACCCCTTCTGCTGAATTATTTCGAGAATTAAACTGGATGACTTTTCCGGAGCgggtaatatttcaaaaagcagTTTTAATGTACAAAAGTCTAAACGATCAAGCACCTATttacctcagaaattcatttaaatttagcTGTGATATACATGACATACATGCTCGAACTTTGAGGTCAGATTCTAATTTGCAGCTTTACCTTCCTCGACcgaaaactgaattatttaaaaaaagttttacatattctgGTGCTACTGTCTGGAATTCCTTACCAAGTCATATAAAAAGAGCATCATCAGTAGGGCAATTCAAATCACTATACATAGCTTGGCACAACACACAATCataatacttaatatttataatattgcaCTTCGTATAGTTCTAGTATAAACAAAATACTGGTATTAAATGCACTTGTCTGTCAATGtaccatgtaaatattttagatgtatatgttatgtattgttttgagggcctcatggaagattgaTGCTGTTCGTCAAATGAGTTTTCCTCGTTAAATAaaggctttattattattatcattattattattattattattattatactccttaaAGACAGTCAGAACTCTCGAACTCCCTCTATGACGGtccaaaattatttaatttatggTTCTCTTACAGCTCTCCTGTTGGTCATCCAGCTTACTGAGCGATTATCTACTTGTGTTTCACTTGACCACCCTCTTATTTTGTTAAATCTTGCACCTTTTTGCTTTATATAAATGGACTGttcatgaaataataacattgttAAATTACGTTCgccatttgcattttttttgtattaccaTGTGCAATAAGCAATACAATATTATAAATGTACACAATCGTTGCACACATTTTAACTGATGTCAAAGCAGTGGTAAGATTGATATGATTTCGGGTACACATTATTTACTGGGCTCTAACTCGTTTACTCATACAAGAGCAGAGATATATCTACAGTTCCATTTCAGTTGCTGAAAGGTTCTCAGAAATGTGGACGTATAGACCACGGAGCTGGTTCAGGTACCATGCAATCAGAGGCCGACCCAGAACGTATTGAACAGCTTAAAAAGGTCTGCCCACATCTATACTGTGAGATGGAGCCGGGTcagtaaaggaaaaaaaataactatgaaacaaataaaatgttagaaataAATCATCTGATGGTTAAGGTAGTGGAAACGTGATGCCAATCGGCATTTTACGTGCGATTACGTATTCTCCGCAAGCTATTTCGGCATTCTCGGTTCGTTTCCATTACAACCGGAGCACGCCGAAGTCGCTAGAACAAGTAATCGAACGGAAAAGGTCGATTGTCTTTGCGGGATCATAACTTTAAGGGAAAATTACTTATATGTTTGATATATCTTTAAAtgtaacatagatagcttacttttccattgcactgatataacatagacaggattatgattgacaaacggtgttcactcaacaatttatctctataaacagattgttttgTTGTGGGTTTTTTGGTGAGTGGGGGCGgtgaacgtcgcaccgacacataaacagattgtttcccttgtgtaaagaggacttagggtaagtctctacatagTGGATTTAAAAACAAGAGATGTCGGAGGACAATGAATAAATgtctgcgccctcgtgaaattattgagcccgacgtataaccgcccatcgtgcataaatagtgttaaaactctcttctgctataaattatttcttaaacaattcatttttctgacgtcacaattattacacgccaaaaaatcgcgatgcagtgcaaccgagtatacattacctagcatgttagtgcatttaccttacctgtatttgtagaaatgacggagaaaaacgtatcctccgtgaagcggtataactgaaaaatagcaacatttttatcaacaggtggAAATACGTTGTTTACTTGCCCTGCGCCTGCTTAATTTTGCCCTCgcaaccttccgtatgctaaaccccatCCAGAAGAAAACATATTTGGCGATCAATTtgccagaaaaatatttttcggcgaaaaaccgaatgggatacatatgttgtgcatgggctacatatgtgatGCATAAGattttttagaactccacagatcttgagcttaaatggtacctggataacgaaacgaacaggaaatacgtgccaagtatatgtcacatacatatatatatttgtatgaaagggataaacgagcacagctttaagcttatattagatgttgtagaacatttccactaaGGAGTCtacgcatctctcctaaatccgaaggggtttaatgtgttgcttatgtgtgttgacctgtgaatgtcggaaatatgcatgtttaGTTTGGTGTATAGTATATTTGttgccgatacggtctgcgtaattatatgttcttgaacctagagttcttttcatgtttgctttacccgttcatgtgcgcctctatatatatatcttcggcggtattttgcatcgttaactgtggaaattgtTTGTCCGTGAACTGAGTTATGGAGCAAAATATCTGTCTCGGGCAACgcactcaaaaataaaatgtaataaatactttacggtcagggtgtttcaggaggtatgttggtttgcccgatacagaactactggcccaggcttagtcctggcttccaaaactctaaatgccgctttttcatatttttttatagtTGCGGCTtttcctggcttccaaaactctaaatgccgctttttcatatatatatatttttatagttgCGGCTTTAGAGAGCACTCACGTCCAAATCAAGCATAAACTGGTGCGCTGAAGTATCTTAAGCTCCAGTCCAAATCAAGCATAAACGGGTGCGCTGAAGTATCTTAAGCTAGCCCAGGCTCTccactacatgtacatatgatattgtggacctggcacttacttgtgtaaaactacgttgttacatgtataccgcAACTCCACATTCTATGCCTATCATAGTGTGTGGAAATATAGGAGTGGGGATATCCTGCAAGGTACTCAGTCATATAATCAGAACATAGCTGCGTCTGGTAGGTAACTTAATCAAATTAAGGGCCCaggacatatttcataatttaatgaccATGCTCAGTTATAATCACACAATTTTTGACCGAGTGCCTTGCAATatatcctccctcctatattGCCACAAACTATATAGGTCTAGCTTGCGAAGTTACTGCGTAGTACaacacaagtaagtgccaggtccacaatatcTTATGTATTGGAGCGGCCGGGCCAatagttctgtatcgggcaaaccaaaattACCTCCAGAATTGAAATCCCAGATccaaaagtatttattacattttatttacgAGTGCGTTGCCCGAGACACAGATATTTGGCTCTATAACCCAGTTCACGTACATGATTCAAagacagacaatttccacagttcacgatgcaaaataccgccgaagatgtatatagaggcgcacatgaacgGGTAAAACAAGCACGAAAAGAATACTGggttcaataacatataattacgcagaccgtatcggcagctaatatgctatacaccaaactatacatgcatatttccgacattcacaggtcaacacacataagAAACCAacggaaaacaggcaaatatttaatgaatgtcgtcaaggttgtactttaaaatccttggtaacgtgttagaattgaaatattatatctcatttagtgatttgctcttgaataaaatcattgtttatcgtTCAAATGCGTAtatgaaaccgagcctgcaacattttcgtttttgtcgtgttgagcgacctgtggagtttccactttttttattttattatcacagcaacGTTGTCTgtgccgtaaaaagtctccccgtacattcaatcagggctgttatatttcgatcttctcagatcgttcagcacgatttTTATGTCGTATTATgggtactgtttagtttatcagctggaacatttcggcctgggtggttccaatactcccgctttcatagctttgggtattgtataatcaccccttggatatggtgcctgctttttaattttgatttttggcagttcctgtgatatgtaggctccataacctcagatcccctttctaaattccagtttgtttagttctgcccattgttttctcgtttagggcaaacccattattttaactggggaccatacgccgcttttcatggaataacacgctagtgtatcattgaaggttctatgtgccCCGCCGTATgtatacatctgcggatgtttctaaattgattgttgtacttgtagcatgtgtacatgttgagttctgctcaacccggggctagagggcgtggacggtagcatgcatttccactaccgttcatgaacaggctcgatcaaaccgagcttgcaacattttcgtttttgtcgtgttgagcgacctgtggagtttccacattttccattttattatatcgttcgggctgcgccctcgtgatataattctttcgcGTCTGAACTCCAAACTGATTTTATTCAgcaacaaatcactaaatgagatatattatttattaaacaattcatttttctgacgtcacaatgaTTACGTGAAAGCgttaaacggcatagcggcgcgctggaaaagaaaccagcAGAAAACAGGCAATTATTTAAttgatgtcgtcaaggatgtactttaaaatccttggtaatgtgtaagaatcgaaataatatatctcatatagtgatttgctcttgaataaaatcattgtttgtcgttcagatgcgtgttattatatcactcgggctgcgccctcgtgatataattcctttgcatctgaactccaaacaataattttattcagcgacaaatctctaaatgagatatataatttcttaaatccattcccaccagtggttactgagataccaggttacatacaaaaacttaaccaaatcgggactcggacgccgacgcagacgcagacgctgacgcatgggcgagtccaatagctctacattatattctttggatatacTAAAATCAGTTTGAATTCTGTTTGAGAAATTTGGTATTGATACTGATTGGATTTAAAATTGAccaggacaggatttggactattcttgctttttatacgcccgtctctgaaagagcgggccgtattatgtgaacaccggcggcgggcggtcggcgtccaaagcatgtccgctctctaactcgaacagttttcattcgatcttcaccaaacttgctgacaatgtttgtgggcataatatctcggccaagttcgataaccagtcaaatcgctccaggcactcttggattatggcccttgaattactcgaaaaactgcgaatttagccttgtccgctctctaagtcgaacagttttcatccgatcttcaccaaacttgctgacaatgtttgtgggcataatatctcggccaagttcgataaccagccaaatcgccccaggcactcttggattatggcccttgaattactcgaaaaactgcgaatttagccttgtccgctctctaagtcgaacagttttcatccgatcttcaccaaacttgctgacaatgtttgtgggcataatatctcggccaagttcgataaccacccaaatcgccccaggcactcttggattatggcccttgaattaggccaagttcgatgacgggcgtattttgtgacagtctggtaCTCTTATTAGAATAGACTTTACATGtagttaatatttttaattagttacttttgataataaacttttttattgttaatagttgctggtttgtttttctaaTACCTTTAGTATTTTAAGACATAAGCAGTCGTTACCATTAGACGTAACAATGAATATATAAGTACCAAGTCGATTACCCCCTCTCAGACGTCAATATATACGTTTTTACTATTCTCCCAACAATAACTTCTTTGAAGACACGATGAATATATTGAATATGTAAGTACGTACCAAGTTCGTTACCCCCTCTCTCAGAGGTCAACGTATAGGTTCTTACGGCACGATGAATATTAAGTATCAAGTCGATTACCCCTCTCCCAGAGACCAATATATAGGTTCTTACTATTCTCTCGACAATACCGGTTTTGAAGACACGTTAAATGTGTCAGTACCAAGTCGATTATCCTTTCTCAGAGGTCAGCATATAAATTTGTGTGTATAGAGAGGTGTCGGTACAATATATAATGAACAAAACTAACCAAAAGGTACGTCACAACTCACAGTCgtgttttaatatataagtatcAAGCCAGTTGTCCCAACTCAGATGTCAACATATATGCCTTTTTACTCTTTCCCAATGAAAGTAGAGACATTTCGTAAtcatgaaatttagaaaaatgatGGGCCGGagcggtttttttttcttttttttttttttctaaaatttatttaaatttgtgcCTGCGTGGGTGCCGCGCGTGTATTTTAAAGTTGAGTAGGGAAAATTCCAGCTGATAAGTTAAGATACGTACGTGAGATTATTgcttaaaaacaacaacaaaagaaaaaaaacgagcaaaacagctaaatgaaataatattttgattgatTCAAAGATTCAAATATGATACGTTGAACCAATTACGGAAGTTTTCAATTCATTGACGACGTTTAGCATCCTAACTATAAATGGAAAGACCACATTTGTATGCTTATACATGTTTTTTTCGCCGAGTTTTCCTTGCATAAAGTATTTGGCTCATGGAGTCTCTATCAGTGAATGGAATGTcaattcaaagttttatttattaacttgcGCACCTCGTGTGATCCGACCGagcaaaatccactcgaaccGAATACAGAATCCCAGATCAagccactggcgccagatcagaaagaaaatgcctctgtacatattataccctacccctaggtattctataagaaccatggtcgtgaacgggaaaatatactaacccgtttcaatcgcgcatttcatacctaaaacacgcagttgggtaaatgtgtactatggatatcaaacaggtggtaatttatcttctattgtgtaccggtcacatttttcaatacatcttatcttagaaaaacaacgcgtagtttatagtaatttcaacattacacaaaaaacttgcttgaacttccctggtgaagttccgttctagattacaaaaccattctgattggctgttgtaaaaatgtatgtcaatcgtcattttactacacgtgttcgctaaaatgtgaaaatgcagcaaaatgtgcaaaatgaataaaatatacagaacagacgcagaccaatgtacgatttcaaattaaagatcatatacaagatgaatttcattcatcatttcgagttttagtgtaaaattttgatttttttaaaatctgtttttgtttgtttacgtttcgccaaacatgtgcgcactgccgtgacctctagaccggatgttcattagggaagttcaagcaagttttttcagtaacgttgacgaaagcataaaatatgttgataatctcagcaatatggaatattgagacaatgtgactggtgcacgatggaagataaattatcgcttgttcaatatactaggtacccattcaccgaactgcgcgtttaagttgagaaatgtacgattgaaacgggttagtgcactttcccgttcatgaccatggttcttatagaatacctaggggtagggtataacatgtacagaggcattttctttctgatctggcgccagtggatcAAGCTAcagttataataaccctattatatgcCTATTATTCACCCTACTAATATATGTTTAGAGGCTCTACCAATATATACCTAAACACCTTACTAATATACGCCTAGAGGTAATCTACCAGTATATACCTAAACGCCTTTCTAATATACGCCTACAGGAATCATAGTCTACCAATATATTCCTAAACGCCTTACTAATATACGCCTAGAGGTAATCTACCAATATATACCTAAACGCCTTTCTAATAAACGCCTAGAGGTTTTCTACCAATATATACCTAAACGCCTTTCTAATAAACGCCTAGAGATTTTCTACCAATTGTACCTAAACGCCTTACTAATATACGCCTATAGTAGCAATCTACCAATATATACCTAAACGCCTTACTAATATACGCCTAGAGGTAATCTACCAATATATACCTATACGCCTTTCTTATAAACGCCTAGAGGTTTTCTACCAATTGTACCTAAACGCCTAACTAATAAAAGCCTAGTGGTAATCTACCAATATATACCTAAACGCTTTACTAATATACGCCTAGAGGTTTTCTACCAATATATACCTAAACGCCTTTCTAATAAACGCCTAGAGGAATTCTaccaatatatacattttcataacTTTGCTTAACCCTGgactattttttatcaaatttgtataaatttatgACGTTTCGACGCCACGACGCCatccaaaatatacataattttcaAGATGGCGCGATTGACGTCAGATCAACGCATTTTTATAGTCAAACATTATtatgaaacaaaatgtgtaaTTTTAGCGGCCTTGGTCAGTAGCGGATGCTCCAAAAGCAGGTCGGCCGAGGTCCAGTAGTAGCGACGAAAACGTGAGTTCGCTTCGGGAAATGCTCTTGAATAGCACAGAAAAGTCGGTGAGACGTTCTTCCTCAGAGACTGGAATTCCTAAAACTTGTGTTCTTGACATAATAAGGAAGGACCTTAAATTTTTTTCCTGATAAAATTCAGATTATGCAGAGTTTAAATATCAAAGACTTGATTTTTGTCGCTGGGCAGTTGACGTTGCCGACAATTACGCTTACGCATTTCATGATGTTTGGTTTACAGACGAGTCGCATTTCCTGCTGTCTGGCCTTGTATGGAAACAAAACATGAGATTCTGGTCAAATGAACAGCCTCGTTTAACAGAGAGACCATTGCATAGTGAGAAATTAACGGTCTTgggccagttgttcgaaactttaaccggctgttaaacaaaccgcttgttaaattttgattcaaaacactagtcttggtgggaaacactagtatgatgttttgattttattgtaaagagttctcaaatttcataattcttaactcatacttttgttttttctaagtcttctaaaatgtcgaaaactaaccctaaaagttaatcaaccgttagctttatcccctgttaaagtttcgaacaactgggccctggtgTACTATGTCGTCGGTCCATATGTGTTAAAGGACACTGTGAATTCACAACGGTACCTGTCGTTTTTGAAAAACAAGTTTGTTCTAGCGCTTCGAAAGCGAGCggaaaatatgcaaaatgtcTGGTTCGTGCAGGATGGTGCGACGGCACATACATCTAATATTGTATTacattatcttcatgaaaccatCGGCGATAAGGTGATTTCCCGACGATTCCCTGAAGTGAAGGATTGTGGACAATCTTGGCCCGCACGCAGTCCTGATTTGATAATGAAAGTGTTACCTTTCCTTTCGGACACCCTGTACCTAAACGCCCTACTATTATATACCTATAGGGTCTACCAATATAGATGTACTTCAAGTACACCCTTAGACCTTGTacaaataaaaagagaaaactcGCAAAACACGCAAATAACGTTTTTAAGCCAGCGTTTACCTGTGTATTATTTGTAAAGGGATTcatataaaatttcagttttttttcaatgACAAGAAAAGGTCAAGTTAGTGCGATTGATACTTTTCATCCACCAGTTTTACAGCGGTTCACATTTCAAGCTACTTGAACTTTACATAAATGAATTCTGATCCTGATTCTGATTATGCGGAATGTTCTCAGTCGGACAAGGCAGATACACACATATATAAACGCATTTAATGGACTGATGAATATTAATAAACAATAATCTCGGTATAAGTTACAAACAAGCTAAGTGATCATCATGGTAGCAAAAACAGGCGTGTGAGTTACTACGGTCTGAAAGACCTTAAAATAAACAAGTTAGTATGACGGTTCGCAGTAGGGATGCGACTGACTTTGCTGATTGCGAGATAGCTCGTTTCGAACATCATCACTAAGGAATACTTGCTccatataaattatttcttttggaTACAAACGTTTTTTACGAAGCTTAAGGCCTTCAATGATCTGTTTAATCTGTCCTTCATCCGTTACCTTCCGTCCTATCTGGAACATGGCCTGTCGTTTAGCTAGAACTTCCTTTTGATATCGAAATCTTTCTTCAGCATAGTTCGCAATATAAACTCCATACATATGCGTAATTATTTGCAGTATGTTCCCTTTGGCAAACCCTAGAGCGACATGGATATCTTTTGTTGTGCTGAAGAAACCATCTTCAATAAACAGATCCCTGTACGGAAAATCTGTCAGTCCTCTGTAAAGATTCTCTGTGTAAAGAGTTGGTTTTAATATATCCAACGCCTCATCTATCATATTTCCAGCTTTCAGAAAAATGTCTCTCACTTCTCGGTTTCTATTTTTGTGAAGCGTACATCTTAGTTCTTTATTTAAACGGAACGGGAAGTTACTGTTCTGGAGGTCTTCGATTAAAAGTCGTTTATCAAT
This window of the Mercenaria mercenaria strain notata chromosome 5, MADL_Memer_1, whole genome shotgun sequence genome carries:
- the LOC123557230 gene encoding uncharacterized protein LOC123557230; translation: MNPFTMYLLLIWIFCVSGAKQQRRQGQQVYEESFFYRSHDALQHISYKLDIFRCSKAAWDKATRVSPRNPGRFAAITWISMYSRLCHIDKRLLIEDLQNSNFPFRLNKELRCTLHKNRNREVRDIFLKAGNMIDEALDILKPTLYTENLYRGLTDFPYRDLFIEDGFFSTTKDIHVALGFAKGNILQIITHMYGVYIANYAEERFRYQKEVLAKRQAMFQIGRKVTDEGQIKQIIEGLKLRKKRLYPKEIIYMEQVFLSDDVRNELSRNQQSQSHPYCEPSY